A portion of the Rhodopseudomonas sp. BAL398 genome contains these proteins:
- a CDS encoding SDR family NAD(P)-dependent oxidoreductase, with translation MNDLDFAGKTVLVVGGSSGIGNAIAQSFRARNADVHVWGTRPQASDYKADEGCDLSGLQYTQIDVADFNSIAALQPAFGRLDVLVLSQGMVLYGRREFEIEGFQRIIDVNLNSLMACSSKFQDMLKASRGSLIILSSMAGFRSTKGNPAYNASKAGAVGLTRTLGEAWAEDGIRVNGIAPGLVDTKLTKVTTDNPKRREGMEQRVPLKRLGQPQDIAGTALFLASPLSAYIVGQTIVVDGGLTLA, from the coding sequence ATGAACGATCTTGATTTTGCTGGCAAAACCGTGCTCGTGGTCGGCGGATCTAGCGGGATCGGAAATGCCATCGCGCAGTCGTTTCGCGCGCGCAACGCGGATGTCCATGTCTGGGGGACCCGGCCGCAGGCATCTGATTACAAGGCCGACGAGGGCTGCGACCTCTCCGGCCTTCAATATACCCAGATTGATGTCGCCGATTTCAATTCGATCGCGGCATTGCAGCCCGCCTTCGGCCGTCTGGACGTGCTGGTCCTTTCGCAGGGCATGGTCCTCTATGGGCGCCGGGAATTCGAGATCGAGGGGTTTCAGCGCATCATCGACGTCAATCTCAACAGTCTGATGGCGTGCAGCAGCAAGTTCCAGGATATGTTGAAGGCAAGCAGAGGATCACTGATCATTCTCAGTTCGATGGCGGGGTTTCGGTCCACCAAGGGCAATCCGGCCTATAATGCCTCCAAGGCGGGCGCCGTCGGTCTGACCCGCACGCTCGGTGAAGCGTGGGCCGAAGACGGCATTCGAGTCAACGGTATCGCGCCCGGACTGGTTGATACGAAGCTTACCAAAGTGACGACGGATAATCCCAAGCGGCGCGAGGGAATGGAGCAACGCGTGCCGCTGAAAAGGCTGGGCCAGCCTCAAGACATCGCGGGCACGGCGCTTTTCCTCGCCTCCCCGCTCTCGGCCTATATCGTCGGCCAGACAATCGTCGTCGATGGCGGCCTCACCCTCGCCTGA